CCACCTTGCAAATGAAGTCCTGTCCCCAATCAGCCACTCAGAGGCTAATTGGGCCTCTAGAACGCGATAATGAGCCCACATACCTTGAACAAACGGCCCCCTAACGTCCTGGCAACTATATTCTAGCTTTCCACGTGATGGGCTGACCCGTTATGCAACTATTATCGATGCACGGGTTTGCTCCCCGCAGACCCGATCCCGGGTATATAAAGCTGGCCAGcttgatcaaaaaaatctccttttttttaccCACTCATCATaaattcaacaacaatGCTTAACTATAACGAACCTGAGAACTGTCCCTGTGGCGACAACTGCCAATGCGGTGAGACCTGCAAGTGCGGCCTGAAGCACAACTAGTGGTGACTTCACCCGATGATATCTATGACATTTGTATAGGAATTTGACAATTGACTTGTTTTACGGACAACATTGTAGCCAAAAGCGCTCTGTCTCTTGACAATCGCCAATTGATTTCACTTCAATAGCTGGGTGAGGTCGGCGTCGGTGGGAAGCTTCTCAAATTCCCTGACCCTCAGCTTTGCCAATTCTCTAGTCTGAATCGTCTCTTTGACAAACTTGGCAACTTTGGAATCACTCGCTAATTTCTTGCTGTCTTCTAATCGCTTGATTATATCGCTGTCaccaacagcagcaacaccCACCCAAGCTTTCGTATAGGTGGCACTGAGCTCCACTGCACGAAGGAAGGAATCCCTGGCctcttggagaagtggGTAGAGTGTGAGTAGATCCTTATCCTTCTCTGACTTTGTCTTATCCTGTTGCAAGAAACGATAGAATTGATAGAGACCAGCTTTATAGAACATGTTGTAGGCCAAAGgctcatgaagaagcaccTCCTTAATACAGAAGACGGCCTCGTCGTAGTGACCAATCTTAGCGTACTGATCGGCCAACTCTGCCCAGGTGACCACATCGGCAGGCTGAATGTTTAAGTAAAACACCAAGCTCTTGATGTACTCCGGAACGTTTCCCGACCCGTCAGCCTTGTATTTGGCAAACGTGGCCAACCTTCTTGACGCTCTAAGTTCAGCCTGGTCCAGTCCAAGAGCGTCCACGGCCTCTTTGTCCTTGCCCGTAGCCTCATAGTACATAGACTTCAAGATCTGGTACTTCTGGCTTTTTTTGCCGGAAAACTCATCGTTGAAGCGATCAAGCATcgacttggccaaaacATCGTGGTTGGTGAGAAGCGACACGTGGAAGTATAACTCGTAAACGTCAAAAAGGTCCAGGGGCTCTAGCGTTTCCTGGGCAGTGGGGAGATACTTGCCCActtgttggtggaggtCATGAAGCTTCTCTGGGGTGAAACGAGCGTACGATCCCGTGTTGAGGATTTGGATGAATCTTTGGGCAACTCTATCAGACATcgaaagaaaagaagaagaaaaagaggacGCTGCGGAGGAAATCAGGCAGGGTATATATACTTCAACTGTGGTGGTTACGCCATGAGCAAATTCTCCTGCACGGCCACAGTGCTAGCCCAGCACCTCCTCAATCTTCTACAGCTACCGATGGTACTTAACTATGGGTATTCGACGATAAACTTTAGTATTCTGATAGCAGCTGAACTCTGCTTTATCAGCCAAATTTATGAAATGAAGGCAACCTCTAAGATGGGCTCCACTTCGGCTCCGACTTGGGCTCTACAGTCAGTATCTTCATTTTTACAGGCTCGTTGCTCAAGGTTCCACTTCAGCAACAATCTGCTTTTCGCCCGACTTACGCTGTAGTGTTGTAGCCTTTCTCGCTACTCTCTTTGCCTTACTTGCACCTCTTTTCTCGCGGTTCTTCAACACCCTCTCTATCAGCTTGTTCAGTCTCCCTTATTTTTCCACAATTCTTCGAAATCTCTGTTCATTTGTTTCAAAGATTAATTCTTGAGGCCTGGTTCAGCCTAAATCAGGTCATTGAGAGTGGTATCGCTCTGAAAGGTCTCTCTTGCTCTCTGCTGAatatcaccatcaccaattGGAGGAAACACTCCTTGAAGCAGTTTCTTCGTTccttctctccttctcctcccTTTCCTCGTCTTTGTTGTACTCAATAAAGActttttttatcttctGATTGGAATTGActtgcaaaatggcagTGGGAATCTCcgtggctgcaaagtaAGCACTTGTTCCCATATATGTCGCCCTGAGGGAACTATATAGTCCAACCGTCCTCACGTAGAGTAATTTGAGCTTGTGCCAGTAAATCTGCGGCAACCTTGTCTCTGGAATGGAACTTCGCCACGGCTAAACGGTAGTGGGTGAAGAATTGGGCCAATTCGTGTGGGCCCCATTCGATTGCGACCATGTAGTTGTCTGGAGTCAAGAGTGAACCGTCAGAAGTCCAGATGGTGTTGCATACATTTGCCGAAAACGAGTGACCGTCATACGTTCAGTAAAGTTGTGGACgtggaggtggagaagGCGGAAGTGAGTCCATGACTCTGAGGTTGTGTTTGATGGAATTGATACGACGGTGCCGATTATATGAACGTTTATAATTTTGGGTAAGAATTGAGATTTTGAGATTTAATTTTATTGTCAACCGGCTCTTtaagaagatgttgaaagTAGGCTAGGTGGTAGGTGCCAGAtacatttgcaaccaattTCAAACGCAGTAGGAGGATTAGAGGAACGCCGTTCGTGAAGAGGGAGCGAAGGGTTGCCTGATTTGACAGGAATCGTTCAATTTACAAGACTATGATGTTTCTAGCCTCATTCGAGTTTACAAATATTACCTCATTTTGGTGTACCTGAACTCTTGATAGGTTCTATAGGGGCCAggtaatggctgcgaaaaatgaGATACTAAGGTGGCCAGTGGAGGCATGAAGACATAAAGGGAGATATCTATGGATTCCAATTACTGGAGATAACGCTGGTCAGTTAGTCAGATGATACGATACTAtatgtttttttttttttttttttttctcattcTTCATGATATCTTCACATCTCTCTCCAGATTCTGTCCGTTCCTAacaattttgcaactctCGCTTTCACACCATAGGGAAAAGTGCACAtcaaaaattcaaaaatcAGCTATGACAACCTAAGTAACCAAGTTCAAGGTTAAAATCACCTCTGCTTACCATGCAATTAGCTTTTGGAGAATCTAAAGCTCCGATTTCTACCTGTCTACATCGACCTTACATGGCACAGAGGTAGTATCGGGGCCAACCCACCGGTCACCAATTAAGACTTTCGTCAGAATCGCTCAAAGTGtacaacttcaccttccaTGATTCATTAGGTACCTCATCCCCTATCTCAATCCCAAAATTGCATTGTCAACTGTGAATCCCCAGATTATCAACGCTAATCATACTACATCGCGGTTCGCATCAACAAACACTACTActtgaacaccttcaacCACATTCCACAATGTCATTCAGCGAAGCGTGTGACGAGCTCCTCAAAACAGGAATCCTCGACCATGAGCACGGAATCCCAAAACTATGGCACAAACTGGCAGACGAACTCCAGAAACCTCAGGGCCCCCATGATCAGTACTATAATCTCAACAAGAGACTCTTGGCCAATCTAGACGAGATTGTCTACAAAGATAAGTTCAAACAATTGAGGGCTTTGTCCGCTGACGAAATTGATTCCTTGTACGAGGAAATGATACAGCTGGAGCCGTTGAAGCTGTTGCCTCCTGGTACTGATCTCGACgccttcttggagaaccACACGAAAGCATTCAAAACGGGAGTGCTCATGGGAGACTACCTTCCGTCTGCTTTGCCTATAGTTCGTGCAATCCACCATGGAAACAACAATTTGGCTGACCTGGAGATCTCAATCTTAAACAACCTCAAGAGGCTCTACTCGCACTATAACGACCACCCAGCCAATGTGAAATATCTCATCAAGGCATACAGAGAGAAGAACAATGTGACAGCAGAGACAGCTTCAGTGGCCGCTGAAGTGCAAAGCTACATCCATTCAGTGTTGCTACCTAAGCTTCAAAGGTTAGAGAAGCTAAACGCAGAATTACAGGTGCTCCAGAACACATACAACAACCAGGTGGAGGCGAGATCTAGTGCTGCGGAGAAGGCGCCTTTGGAAACGAAGAAGCTTCGTGCGGAGGTGCTACTGCTCTCTAAAAGACTTACTTCTCTAGCTGTTCTCTGCGACTTTCTTCCgaacttgatcttgtgCCAGGCTTCTAACTGGCACTCAGACAAGCTGCTACGCACCATTCTTGGAGACTGCCAAAACATCGCtgaagcaattgaaggatATATACCCACCCTTCATTAcagaaaagcaaaatcCTTGAGAGTTGATGACCTTCTAcaaattgattttgaacCGCTTGCGAGCGTGTAGTATATTTACAAGATGAGAGTCTATTTggtttcttcaaatctcaAACAAACGCTTGTTGATAACTTCCCAATTGATGCAATCCCATACCTTCGACAAGTATTCAGTTTTGCCTGTGATGCCATAATCTGTCAAGTAGGACACATCCCACACGTTCAACGCTAAAAGGGGCAAAGTCAAATCAAGCTCCTTGTTTCTGCCTTTTTCCTTGAGCGCATTCAACGCATCAAAGCTCTCTTCCGAAACAGCACCGTTCATGTCCAACAGTTGGTTCTTACCATAAAAGTATGGCGTGCCGTCGTTGTTGCACCGTATAATCTTCATCGACTTATCAGGCAACTCCACCAAAAAAACCCAACCTTGGCCGTTGAGCTTTTCCGCTTCCCTGAGCATGCTATTTTTGAACTCCTCCAAAGTAGGAATATCCTGGTCCGCCAAACGGTCCATGATAAATCTGGACGGCCTGGTGTGCTTCACTGCTTCCTTGTCACCTAGCTgctggaagaagaaatggtTGTTATGGGCCTGAGAAGCGTAATGGAAAGTGTGCTGCTCTGTGGTCTGCTTTGCTGTGTTCAACAAGATGAAGTACGCTGTTCTCGTTTCGTTGGCTGTGCCCACAGTTTGTAACGTGAGGTTTGTCGTCAAAAACTTCTGGTAATCGAGCCAAGCGGTTTTGAAGCCTTCCGGCGAGTACAAACCTTCAATGCCGTTTTTCGCATAGTGGCTCTGATTTTTTAAAATGGGAACAGTGTGGATTCCACGAGTAGCTCGGCGTATCGTAAATCCTAGCCGGCGGAACATGACTAGGTTTATATATTCAAGGTGTGTTCTGCCTATGGAGTGAAAAATGCTGCAACACCTACAAGTTTTTTTGATACTGTCGCGTGCACGACCTACAAGGATGTAAGGACAAACAGCACTACAAATGAAATTGAGTAGCTTATACATGCTTTGATTGGTTGAAATGACTAGTGGGGAATCTCTAAGACATTAAATTTGTTTCGAATTGTAGTACCGAGCTCGTCGTATGGTGGTCTCCTTTTCAAAGGAGCCACACCGATACTGCGAAGGAGGCCATGAAGACTACTTCAACTTCACGAGATAAATGTCCGGACACACgatcttgaaaatgagACTATAACTGTTTTCATAGTCTGAATGATGAGCCAATGCTTATCACTAAGGTAATATGGCATAATTTTGTGCCCTTCAGGACTGTAGACTGGCTTCTTTACTCAGCTCACCTACGAGCTCTTCTATTTCACGATTCACTAGAGGCATGTTTTGGGAGACCCAACCAGCGTCCCGCAAATGTCTCTTTGGATCAGCTGTTCTGGGTAGTTTCTGGCACATATCATCGTACAGAGCCTCCTGGGTCTTGTACTCTCTCAACACTTCGTTCGACTCAAAGTCAATGAAAACCCTCGTGTCTCTGATTCTGAAGGCCACATCATCCACACGCAAGAAGAACCGACACAAGAGAAGCAAGCACAGGTGCATCACTCTAACTTTGGTGGAGAGCATCGAAATGCCATTGTCGCCTAGCTCGTCCTCGAACAAGATGGACTCAtcaaagaacaagatggGGTCGGgtcgaagaagcttctgCACCGGAATAGCCTTTTCTGTAGGTTTAAATTGAGCCTTCGTTAGTGTGCCCTTGTAGTTTGTAGAGTAGGTCCAATCGTAAGGTTTCACAGATTCAAGCTCTGACCCCGATACCGAGCCAGACCCAGATGCGGGACCGGATCCTGATAAAGCCTCTTTGTTCACGGCATCAGCTTTAGCCTTGGGCCGCGTGCTGAGCCACTCTTCATAGTAACTGACCTTAAAATCGGCCTCTTCGTTTAGTGAGTCCAACGCATCCAAGGTGTTGAATTCAATAGCTGCGCCCGTCTTGTCGTTGACCAATCGCACGTGGTTATTGCCAAATATCATCTCTGGCAAAGGAAACTCGAACCTCGTGTCATTCAAGTGGTCCAATTCGTCCAGCAGGAGAATTGGACCCTTCATCGTGTATATGCTCCAATCGTTTACTGTAATCGAGGGGTTCTGCTCAAACGGAAACGACGCCTTCGGCAGAGGAATGATCACAGTGCCACAATGGCCACACTGTGGGTTCTCACATTTCCCATTGTGACTTTTCGCTGGCACCGAAACTTGTGCCTTTGTGTAATGATTGTGATGGGGATCACTGTAGTTTGGAGCAGCTGTAGTACCTAGAGAGGGGTTCCTCAAGGGCACTCTGGCATGAAGGTCCTGGGTATTCTGAATAACTGTGTTTGCAGTATGTTCTGGACCTCTGGCTACAGCACTGGCGCTAGCGGTAGGCGGTAAACGGCCCAGTGTGTGAAGCTTTACTTGTTCTCTTGCTTGGTTTATATGGAAGGCGCTGATACCGTGTTGCGAAGCCGAGGTCGGAGGCACTTTCGGGTCTGGAGGGTGATCGGGTTTGGAGAATTGCTCTGGCAGAGACATGGAAAATGGTATATAAGGATGTAGGAGATGAGGTTCGGAAGACTGGCGGAAGAAGGTAGGTGTTGAGGTTACTTACTGTCTGGGGTGCCCTTAGTACAGGAAAGGGTAGTTGTACGAAGAGGCTATGGAGATGGGAATAGGAGACGGGAATAGTGGTAAGAGAAGACAATTTTTCTGAATGATGTAAATTCGTCTAAATAAAACTCTAGAAAATAGATGGGGAAGATTCGGGGTGGTGTATGAGATTGTAGGTGAAGGTTAATCAAatggtgatgatggtgagaaatggttgcaaaactcTTTATGAGTCGTCTCACTATGTGGCCAAATAACAATGAGGAATGAGCCGTAGACCCCTATGAGGAAGCAATGAACAGTTGAAGAGGATAGTGTTTACTCTGTTGATACAATCAACCTTTATTCTAGTACActgcctcttcttcctttctAAGTCCCTCTCTCACCGCCAACACAGAGTCAGCGATCACAGCATCGACACCAGCCTTCATCTGGATCTTGCATGCCTCTGGATCGTTGTTTTCCACGCCGTAAGTCACGCAAACCAAACCGGAGCTCTTGACAACCTGGGCAAGTCTAGGCGTCTTGACCAACGTTTTGGCATTGCTGACAATACCCAATAGATTCCACTTTTTGGCAAATCTGATGGCGTTTTGCAACGAAGATGCTCTGATGTCGGCCATAGGCTCAGTGCCTGCTTCAGTCAAGTATAAAATCGGCATCGTTGGCTGCTTCAAAGAGAGCAAGAGACATATATCAGGATGGAACGACGAGAACAAAATGTCTCTTCCACTATTGTTCTCCTCGTAAACTGTCTTCAAGATGGTATCGACATAGAAGTTCATATCGTAGGCAACCTCTCCCATACTCTCATGCTGAGCCTCATCCAACATAGGGTACTTGAGTTCGATGTTGAAGCCAACATTCTTGGGTAATTTCTGGAATAGCCTTTTCAAGGTGACAAAGTTCGACGCAACAGACAAACCTCTTGCGTTACCCTTGAAGCCCTTCTCCTTCCAAGTTTTCGTAAGCTTCATTCGGTTGGATATCTGGCTCTGAAATTCTCTGTCCAACTCATCCTCCTCTGCTCTGGATGCGAAGTTGGGCGCCGATGGGTACGACGACATCGATCTAGGTCTGTTGTATTTTCCTAAAAGCTCGTCATCAAGGGCGAAGTTTTTTGTgatgttcaagttgttgttgaccttgtcgTAACTCAAAAATTTggcattcttctttgtggATGCCTCATGCTCACTGAGACCCAAGAACTGCTCTTCCGTCAATGCATGCATTGGAATATCGACACCAGACTCCGCAACCAAAAAGTCGTGGTAAATAACAGGAACATGATCTTTGGTGAGTTGGACATCAAACTCTACGTACGAAGCacccaaagaagcagcGGCGATGAAAGACTCGACCGTGTTTTCACCCAACTGTAAAGAGTCTCTTTTGTTCATGTTTTTGCCCAAACCTCTGTGGCCTATAACTCTTGTGGAAACCAACTGCTTCCAATAAGTGTCAGAGCGAGTGATGGAAATCTGATGGTGGTCGAACGACTTGGCGCACATGTACTCACATTTGAGAGTGCCCAACATCTCAAGTGAGTCCAATTCCAAAATTGGAACGGTGATAGTGTTGTGAAGCGAACGCAATTTTTCGCCCACCTTCGTGTAAGCACTATTCAACAAAGCGACACCTCTGCCCAAAATCTTGCCCTTCATGGCACCCTTGTGTGTGTTCTGAAGGTTACTCGTAGGATACTGATACGTTGGCACGATGTCAAAGTTTACCACCATATCGTCAGCGCAGAAGCCAGCATCGAGCTTAAATGTGATTGGATCGGTGGCACTGCCATGCTGATCTTCCAATGGCAAATCAACCACAACGGGAGCTTCGATCACATCTTTTGTAACTTTATGACGACAAGTGACAACCAACGAAAGAGCAGTATCAAGTTCAGTAAAGAAACTCTGAGACATGgagatcttgttgagatcAATAGGTTTCAGCTGGTCACGCAAATCTGTTGTACCTAAAGTgatcaagatcaacagCTCACCCTTAGCCAAGTATCTATGACCAAAGGACTTGATGGGTTTCATCTTACGACGGCTAGCAGGAGATCTTGATCTGGAATGACTTCTGGCACGCGAGCGGTCTCTGCCATGACCATTCAGACCCccattgttgatgttgctgGTTGAGCTGCTGTCGATCTGCTTGAACTGACGGTAAACCTCGTTCACAGCGTTTCTGTTCAGCTCTGGAAGCTTTTCAatagaagaagttgacatGAGCATTTCCTCGCTAGTTGGATGCAAGAAGGGCGACGTAGTGTTTGAtccatttcttgaagacgGGTTGTGAGTTCTTGGGGTATTCTTTGAAGGGTCGTCGATGTTGTACAAAAGCAAGTTGTCGTCGGAgggcttcaacaagtctgCAACAGCTAAATGACCACGCAAGGAAGCGTGCTCCATAGGCAACCAACCAGAATCGTCCACCAAATCGTATCTGGCTGCATAATCAATCAAGGTCTTGACgacatcttcaaaaccttctgCGGCAGCAATGAAAATAGGTGTCCATCCAAAAACACACTCACCCAATTCTGTATCAGCACCTTTTTGCAATAAGTACTTGACAGTGTTCAATTGGTTGAGCTTGGAAGCAACATAAAGAGCAGTCTCCTCATTGTTCTCAGCATCAGTGTAGTTGATGTCAACAAGATTacattcaagaagattgcgAAGAATGTCCTCACAATCAAGCCTAGTTGCCAAGAGCAACAAGTTTGGACACGACAAAGGCAGACTATTCACAGCAAGAAGGTTTGCTGTCGTCTTGGGATGCTTTCCAATGATAGAGAGGTGCAAAGGAGTCAAACCTTCTTGGTCACCCCATGCTTCCACCAGGTCAATAGGAATAGCAGGATCAATCAAGTTCCATTTTTTCATGTACtccaaaagcaaagaagtGACGTCTTTGGTACCGTATTGAGCAGCATAGTGGACAGGTGTTCGTAAATAGGTATCCTTGGCTATAAGGAGACTTTGATACTCAGGGTATTTCTCTACCTTCTGCAAGATGTGAGCCAAACCATCGATACGAACAGGGGAAAGCTGAGATCCGTCAGGTCCACTCTCGTTTCCGTACAAACGCTTGATGTCGCTCGATTCTCCAGGATTAGTCTGCTTCTGCTCCTTGATTAGCTGcttcttgcccaaagaaACAACATGTTGATGGAAGAAGTTTCTGCCGGAAATATCTATTGAGTCAAACAAAGCATTACTATCACCCACCTCTGCAGCGTGCGTTTTGGTGAAATCGACTAAATAATCGAAAAGGCGATCAGTACACGTTACCGAGTTAGCGAGAGTggccttgttgagcaaCGAGAGAAACAACTTGACAGACTTTTGGCCCCAGTCCAAAGCGTCGAGCTCAGCAATAAGCTTGTCTGCTTCGTTCTGGTAGATGAGCTCATAGAAGTTCTCCATAAACTCCTTATCGAATGAATAGCGCCTGTTACCACCAATCTTCAACACGTTCAAGTTCTGCGTTGTTTTCGATACCTCCTTCTCGGCCTCTAAGGTATTCTCCAACTCAATTTGCTGGTCGCCCAATTGGTTCAAGATCTCATTGATCGTATCCAAGCCGGCCTGAAGTTCGACGCCGTTGGCAAAGGGCAAAGCGTCAACTCTGGTGGTCAAGTagatttctttgttgtTATTAGGCAAATTCACCTGGGGCACGTTCTCCTGATTGTCTTCATCGGAGCCCAGCGCATCTACACGCAATTGGtcgttggccaagtttgTCAAGTAGAGCAACTTCTTATCGAGCTTCTTTaagatcttgatgaaacCCTTGTGATTCAACTCGCCGAACCACTTCAAGTTCCTGTAAATTGCACGAAGCTCCAACGAGATCGACAcgatctcatcaagctcatctGTGGTGTCGACCTGGTGGGTGATTTTCCCATTGGTGTAGCCCAACACATGGACAATCCGGGCGGTTCTTCTGGAGTACTCATTATACTTGGCGTTGTAAAATTCAGACACTCTTTCGATATCTCTATCAAGCTCGTAAAAAAATTGGGAAAGGACTGTCAGAATAAGCTCCGGGAGCTCCAAGGGCGAGTAGGTGTGGTAGTTGATGAATTTGTCGATGGTTTTgatcactttcttcaagtgcttATAATTCATGTAATGGACCGACCATTCTGGAATCTGGTGGGACAAGAAGGTCTTGCCGAATTTCATGAAGGACGATacaagcttttttttcttttactttctgttgttgttggtgtgTCTACGAGTGATATATAGGCATGGCGCTTTCCCGATGCCATTCCTACACTTTGTGCTCGCTGTGGGGGAGGGCGAGCAGAGAAGGATAGACGGGCTCAAAGGAGAAAGCAAAAGCGGGCTGGTTCGGCAAAGCGTCACGTGGGTGGCAAGGGTCCTCCTGAGCCAGGGAAAAAAGTATAAATAGAGAGGAATTTCCCACACTTTTATTCCAAGCTCGTTGTTTTTCGTAGCTTTTCTTCTCGCCACGTGGTGGCCATGTGTGTCACTCCTCGTGGCCCTGGAGCTgttttggttgcaaaaagtctCAGTGGCACACTCCGTTCGCGCCACGGGGACCCTCGCGGCCCTCGCAGAAACGGTTGGCTTCAGCGTGGAGTAAGGGAGAAGACGAAGTGGGAATAAGATTtgaaaaacgaaaaaaaaaaaaaaagaggGATTTGATATTCAGTGAGTTGGGGGTTCACTCATTACTTTTGCTTTTGGCTTTCTGACAAAAGCAAGGGTTCGGTTGAGTGCTCAGGTCTCGGAGGGTGCTCGGTGGAGTGGCCGAAAAAAACGTGGTCCAAGCGGGCGCCTGGAGGCATTGACCCTGACAAACAGGGAGTCCAGGGGGAATTCGAAGATTCAAAGATCACTTTACTTCCAAAAGGTGGTCAGTACTTTTTGGAATGTAACTATAATACATCGTGGGTTTTGTGGCTTTGTGGCTTTGTGTGTCTCTTGCTGGTGGACGCTTCTCTGAGATAAAGTATTCTCCACCGTAGAAGTCAAACTTTAAATTTGCAGGAGATTCTGGTGACTCACCTTCACTATGAGTTTGagctttgatttttctgcttttttctctttcttcataTATTTTTATATATAtttatttctttttgtcaGAAGTGCTTTCATTAAAGACTCTAATTTCCAGCGACCGATGTGGTTTTGgtgctgcaaaatggagACCAATTGGCACTTTGACGATTCTCGGGGATCTCTGCAACTATGTCgtcatttttcaaatcaaaCTTGAGATCCACTTTTTTCGACTCTATCATCTATAATAGCCTTGCTGGAGTTGATTTCACGGAGAGTACGGGTACCAATCGTAGAATGAATACTTTTCAGAAAGTATAAAAGGTAATGATATGAGATTCAGCGTGTCGTTCAGCTTAAAGGTGTGGGGCTCTCCCAAGAAAGCAACCGAAGGTTTAATGCGTAGGGTCAGTCACTTAAGCTTACAGTTAGCGTTCTAATAATGCTCGAAGAGGTACTTTGGgagcttgatttttgcaTTCAGATTGAAGATAGAGGGTTACGAATGGGGAGCTACGAACAAAGATATGATCTCAAATGCTCCAGCAGGCTTCAGTCCGCCGTTCAGTGATAAGAAGCACATTCTTAGTACTATTAGTGAAAGGAGGCCAATCTCCATTAGAGAGGGTAACATCAACGAGCCATTCaacaagtttcttttccGTTGTCGATTTTAAATGAACCTTCAGGTGAGATAGTTTTGCTTGACATTTCTTCTTAGACAgatacttttttttacaTTAGGTCTTGTGGGTAGATGAAATTTTAAGCTTGTATGTTAGGTGACTCCGGGCCTGTCGTAAAATCTACCAGTCCCGAAAAATTGTGTACGAACCTGGGACATTAGGCTGAGCACACTAAGCATGGTCAAGAATGTTGCGTAAAAATGTATCCTTTCAATAAACAAACCTTTGTAATTAGCAACTTCGAGACTTAGCATTCTCGAGCTTGGAGCACTTCTTGGATAggtaatggctgcgaaatagTGTTCGAGCAACTTCTGAACAAAGCAGGGGCAGAGTATCACTAAGGTCTGCCGTGTTTCAGGAACTATTattgaaaagttgaggACTCAAGGATGGAcgtcaatttttttttttttttttttctttttttttcaatttttttttttttggactCAGAGAGTTTATCCCACACATCGAAGACCCTACATCGGTGCTCTACAATCACGACCGGCATATAGCCCATCAACAACACTTCAGATTTCGCTCGATACACTAAGTCAGGTCAACGTCTATAATAAATACCCCCCAATCTAAGCACATTATACTCGACACTCAGAGCAATCTCTCCTCACCATGTCATACTATCAGCATAATCAACCAGATAATATGCAATTCTACCAGTCAAACTATGCCAATGCCGCGTTTCAGCAACCGAACGTCGCCAGCCCCAACTTGGGCTCGATGGACCTGATGTTTGGGGCTCATTTCGACGTCTCTGGCGATATGGGTGGTGAGCTCACGCCAGGCATAATTGCTGCTTTCGGTACCTCGGGATACCCGGGAGAACCGCCAttgttggaggagttggGGATAAACTTTCTGCATATCAAGGGCAAAACGCTAGCGGTGTTGAATCCCATCAGGAGGGACGTGAACCCGGAAATTATGGCTGACTCCGACTTGGCCGGGCCAATCTTGTTTGTGTTGTTGTTTGGCACTTTGCTACTATTATCCGGCAAGCGACAATTCGGTTATGTGTACGGTGTGGGTGTGTTTGG
This DNA window, taken from Candidozyma auris chromosome 7, complete sequence, encodes the following:
- a CDS encoding mitochondrial 37S ribosomal protein mS42; this translates as MFRRLGFTIRRATRGIHTVPILKNQSHYAKNGIEGLYSPEGFKTAWLDYQKFLTTNLTLQTVGTANETRTAYFILLNTAKQTTEQHTFHYASQAHNNHFFFQQLGDKEAVKHTRPSRFIMDRLADQDIPTLEEFKNSMLREAEKLNGQGWVFLVELPDKSMKIIRCNNDGTPYFYGKNQSLDMNGAVSEESFDALNALKEKGRNKELDLTLPLLALNVWDVSYLTDYGITGKTEYLSKVWDCINWEVINKRLFEI
- the TIP41 gene encoding Tip41p, coding for MSSPEQFSKPDHPPDPKVPPTSASQHGISAFHINQAREQVKLHTSGRLPPTASASAVARGPEHTANTVIQNTQDLHARVPLRNPSLGTTAAPNYSDPHHNHYTKAQVSVPAKSHNGKCENPQCGHCGTVIIPSPKASFPFEQNPSITVNDWSIYTMKGPILSSDELDHLNDTRFEFPLPEMIFGNNHVRLVNDKTGAAIEFNTLDALDSLNEEADFKVSYYEEWLSTRPKAKADAVNKEALSGSGPASGSGSVSGSELESVKPYDWTYSTNYKGTLTKAQFKPTEKAIPVQKLLRPDPILFFDESILFEDELGDNGISMLSTKVRVMHSCLLLLCRFFLRVDDVAFRIRDTRVFIDFESNEVLREYKTQEASYDDMCQKLPRTADPKRHLRDAGWVSQNMPLVNREIEELVGESSKEASLQS
- the GDE1 gene encoding glycerophosphocholine phosphodiesterase translates to MKFGKTFLSHQIPEWSVHYMNYKHLKKVIKTIDKFINYHTYSPLELPELISTVLSQFFYELDRDIERVSEFYNAKYNEYSRRTARIVHVLGYTNGKITHQVDTTDELDEIVSISLELRAIYRNLKWFGELNHKGFIKILKKLDKKLLYLTNLANDQLRVDASGSDEDNQENVPQVNLPNNNKEIYLTTRVDALPFANGVELQAGLDTINEILNQLGDQQIELENTLEAEKEVSKTTQNLNVLKIGGNRRYSFDKEFMENFYELIYQNEADKLIAELDALDWGQKSVKLFLSLLNKATLANSVTCTDRLFDYLVDFTKTHAAEVGDSNALFDSIDISGRNFFHQHVVSLGKKQLIKEQKQTNPGESSDIKRLYGNESGPDGSQLSPVRIDGLAHILQKVEKYPEYQSLLIAKDTYLRTPVHYAAQYGTKDVTSLLLEYMKKWNLIDPAIPIDSVEAWGDQEGLTPLHLSIIGKHPKTTANLLAVNSSPLSCPNLLLLATRLDCEDILRNLLECNLVDINYTDAENNEETALYVASKLNQLNTVKYLLQKGADTELGECVFGWTPIFIAAAEGFEDVVKTLIDYAARYDLVDDSGWLPMEHASLRGHLAVADLLKPSDDNLLLYNIDDPSKNTPRTHNPSSRNGSNTTSPFLHPTSEEMLMSTSSIEKLPESNRNAVNEVYRQFKQIDSSSTSNINNGGSNGHGRDRSRARSHSRSRSPASRRKMKPIKSFGHRYLAKGESLILITLGTTDLRDQSKPIDLNKISMSQSFFTELDTALSLVVTCRHKVTKDVIEAPVVVDLPLEDQHGSATDPITFKLDAGFCADDMVVNFDIVPTYQYPTSNLQNTHKGAMKGKILGRGVALLNSAYTKVGEKLRSLHNTITVPILELDSLEMLGTLKCEYMCAKSFDHHQISITRSDTYWKQLVSTRVIGHRGLGKNMNKRDSLQLGENTVESFIAAASLGASYVEFDVQLTKDHVPVIYHDFLVAESGVDIPMHALTEEQFLGLSEHEASTKKNAKFLSYDKVNNNLNITKNFALDDELLGKYNRPRSMSSYPSAPNFASRAEEDELDREFQSQISNRMKLTKTWKEKGFKGNARGLSVASNFVTLKRLFQKLPKNVGFNIELKYPMLDEAQHESMGEVAYDMNFYVDTILKTVYEENNSGRDILFSSFHPDICLLLSLKQPTMPILYLTEAGTEPMADIRASSLQNAIRFAKKWNLLGIVSNAKTLVKTPRLAQVVKSSGLVCVTYGVENNDPEACKIQMKAGVDAVIADSVLAVREGLRKEEEAVY
- the TIP1 gene encoding transporter YIP1 — translated: MSYYQHNQPDNMQFYQSNYANAAFQQPNVASPNLGSMDSMFGAHFDVSGDMGGELTPGIIAAFGTSGYPGEPPLLEELGINFSHIKGKTLAVLNPIRRDVNPEIMADSDLAGPILFVLLFGTLLLLSGKRQFGYVYGVGVFGIVSLHYLFKLMSRDVQIDLTRSASIVGYCLLPLVFICALGLVISLDSTIGYLLSAFAVSWCTFSASGLFITALKLHNMRSLIAYPLGLFYSVFALMAIFVDSKHGDIKMSAT